A genomic stretch from Oreochromis niloticus isolate F11D_XX linkage group LG11, O_niloticus_UMD_NMBU, whole genome shotgun sequence includes:
- the eva1ba gene encoding eva-1 homolog Ba, with amino-acid sequence MDVKKKEMDLLSNSIAAYAHIKANPESFGLYFVLGVCFGLILTLCLLVIRISCKPRTTITPSTPEKKNLKDINEEDEDSDDDDEDEEVDDVEATVPLPTTEISVGNHTSQSDGTLSVNVFTSAEELERAQRLEERERIIREIWRNGQPDILGTGTGTIGRVHYY; translated from the exons ATGGATgtgaagaaaaaggaaatggaCCTCCTAAGTAACAGCATAGCTGCCTATGCACACATTAAAG CAAATCCAGAGAGTTTTGGCCTTTACTTTGTGCTTGGAGTGTGTTTTGGCTTGATACTCACACTCTGCCTACTGGTGATTCGGATCTCCTGCAAGCCACGCACCACCATTACCCCCTCCACTcctgagaaaaaaaacttaaaggACATCAACGAGGAGGATGAGGACAGtgatgacgatgatgaagatgaagaagtGGACGATGTAGAGGCGACTGTTCCGTTGCCCACCACAGAAATCTCTGTTGGCAATCACACCAGCCAGTCGGACGGGACACTGAGCGTGAATGTGTTTACTTCAGCCGAAGAGCTGGAGCGTGCACAGCGACTGGAGGAGAGGGAACGCATCATCCGAGAGATCTGGAGGAACGGCCAGCCAGATATCCTGGGGACAGGAACGGGAACTATTGGAAGAGTGCATTACTACTAA